From a single Acidobacteriota bacterium genomic region:
- a CDS encoding PilZ domain-containing protein has translation MEWNLPERRTAPRLPIAGRLVAKVKAYLAARVVDISANGIQVELSHSMQPKTACDLRFPKGEGEVLLRAEVRRCRVWGMGDDEKGHRVLLYRAGLEFQDPPAIVLAKLAEVIPQIPSPSPPSAGKGAPEPSVTVLIEPKD, from the coding sequence ATGGAGTGGAACTTGCCCGAACGCAGAACCGCACCGCGGCTTCCGATCGCCGGGAGGCTGGTGGCCAAGGTCAAGGCCTACCTGGCCGCCCGGGTGGTGGACATCTCCGCCAACGGCATCCAGGTGGAGCTGTCCCACAGCATGCAGCCCAAGACCGCCTGTGACCTGAGGTTCCCGAAAGGGGAGGGCGAGGTCCTGCTTCGCGCCGAAGTCCGCCGGTGCCGTGTGTGGGGGATGGGGGACGACGAAAAGGGCCACCGTGTGCTCCTCTACCGCGCGGGTCTCGAGTTCCAGGACCCCCCGGCCATCGTCCTGGCCAAACTCGCTGAAGTGATCCCTCAGATCCCTTCGCCGTCGCCCCCGTCCGCGGGTAAGGGGGCCCCGGAACCCTCGGTGACCGTCCTGATCGAGCCGAAGGATTAG
- a CDS encoding DUF456 domain-containing protein translates to MAGTLLGESAAWAGPILLLLFCAAAWASQVFQLPGNWLMVLAALLYGWLEGFSVVTWWVLAVGLLLAGLGEAAEFLAGYLGARRFGGDRWAGAGALAGSVVGALLGAGFGFGLGAIPGTVLGAFAGALLVAAWRERRSGKALWAGLGAALGRTLGLSAKLASGGAFLVLLALRIGWSFAAGMHS, encoded by the coding sequence ATGGCGGGAACGCTCTTGGGTGAATCGGCGGCTTGGGCGGGTCCGATCCTGCTACTCCTGTTCTGCGCCGCCGCCTGGGCCTCGCAGGTCTTTCAGCTTCCGGGCAACTGGCTCATGGTCCTGGCCGCCCTCCTCTATGGGTGGCTCGAGGGCTTCTCCGTGGTCACGTGGTGGGTCCTCGCCGTGGGGCTCCTGCTGGCGGGCCTGGGCGAGGCGGCGGAGTTCTTGGCGGGGTACCTGGGGGCACGCCGATTCGGAGGCGACCGGTGGGCGGGGGCAGGGGCCCTGGCGGGATCCGTGGTCGGGGCCCTCTTGGGCGCGGGCTTCGGCTTCGGCCTCGGGGCCATCCCGGGCACCGTCCTCGGGGCCTTCGCGGGGGCGCTCCTCGTGGCGGCGTGGCGGGAGCGCCGATCGGGTAAGGCCCTGTGGGCGGGCCTCGGGGCGGCCCTCGGAAGGACCCTCGGCCTCTCCGCCAAACTGGCCTCGGGCGGAGCCTTCCTGGTTCTTCTGGCGCTGAGGATCGGGTGGTCCTTCGCCGCGGGAATGCACTCATAG
- a CDS encoding P-II family nitrogen regulator — MKLVVAILQPFALNKVQNALLKVPCFPGMTVVPVRGFGQGKGCAASDFEAEIVDFTDKVRVEVAAPDDAVDAVVEAIVQAAHSGRRGDGKIFVLPLERAVRIRTRERDDEALRSPLKDD; from the coding sequence ATGAAACTCGTTGTCGCGATCCTCCAGCCCTTCGCCCTGAACAAGGTGCAGAACGCCCTCCTGAAGGTGCCCTGCTTTCCTGGAATGACGGTGGTCCCCGTCCGCGGGTTCGGCCAGGGGAAGGGGTGCGCCGCATCGGACTTCGAGGCCGAGATCGTGGACTTCACGGACAAGGTGCGCGTCGAGGTGGCCGCCCCCGACGATGCCGTGGACGCCGTCGTCGAGGCCATCGTCCAGGCGGCCCACTCGGGGCGCCGAGGGGACGGCAAGATCTTCGTGCTTCCCCTGGAGCGCGCCGTGCGGATCCGCACCCGCGAGCGAGACGACGAGGCCCTCCGCTCGCCCCTCAAGGACGACTGA
- a CDS encoding CusA/CzcA family heavy metal efflux RND transporter, whose translation MVSGLIDWSLKNRLIVLLLVVLLVAGGFKAMVDLPLDAVPDVTNEQVQVLTSVPGLSPLEVERFITFPVESSMSGIPKVEEIRSISKFGLSAVTVVFAEGTDVYWARQQVAERLADARDRIPPGYGSPGLAPISTGLGEIYQFEVRGEPSCGEGGEDTDACWTSKELRALLDWQIAYRLRSVPGVVEVNSYGGEAKRYEVRVHPDSLMEFGLSLEDIFSALEANNLAAGGGYLEHAGEQRIIRGEALVSNLDDVRNIVVRTGPSGTPVTVGMVAEVASGAVTRQGAVTRDGRGEVVVGIVMMLKGANSRVVAGEVEKAAEEIRRTLPPGVTLDAFYNRTQLVNRTVRTVAKNLVEGGILVILVLLLILGNVRAGLIVSAAIPLSMLFTFILMNRFGISGNLMSLGALDFGLIVDGSVVMVENILRRLEEREEHVSPLSAVRAAVHEVARPVVFAVGIIIIVYLPILALTGVEGKMFRPMAFTVVFALAGSLLLALTLMPVLATYFLAHRRPKESTWIMSRLEGLYAPSLRWAQERPVRVLAGAVLLFGASMALFPFLGTEFVPRLDEGAIAPQSWHLPSVSLSQAVKNTTLVEKVLLEQFPDEVKTAVSKTGRAEIATDPMGIETADMFVDLKPRKEWTKARTKEELVEKMAAALDAAVPGVKLSYSQPIELRVQELIAGVRSDVAVKIFGPDLEVLADLADRVSVVLSGVRGAADVKAEQVGGLPYLTVTLDRARAARYGVSAESLMAAVQAARAGRDVGVVIEGQARYPLTVVLPVETLKRREDLLGLPVAARGGALVPLGQVAKVTEEIGVNQVSREAVSRRITVEANVRGRDLGSFVSEAQKAVGKRVKLPPGYSMTWGGQFENLQRATARGRVVVPLALGLIFLLLYLSFHSLRLASLIFINVPLAVIGGIFALLGRGMPFSISAGVGFIALFGIAVLNGVVMVDHIQGLRREGVEPKAAAFEGARHRLRPVVMTALVASLGFLPMALATSSGAEVQRPLATVVIGGLVTSTALTLIVLPAIYPWFDRGKAEF comes from the coding sequence ATGGTCAGCGGCCTCATCGACTGGTCCTTAAAGAACCGCCTCATCGTCCTCCTCCTCGTGGTCCTCCTCGTGGCGGGGGGCTTCAAAGCCATGGTGGACCTTCCCCTGGACGCCGTGCCCGACGTCACCAACGAGCAGGTCCAGGTGCTCACGAGCGTTCCGGGGCTCTCCCCCCTGGAGGTGGAGCGCTTCATCACCTTCCCCGTGGAATCCTCCATGAGCGGCATTCCGAAGGTGGAGGAGATCCGGTCCATCTCCAAGTTCGGGCTGTCGGCGGTGACCGTAGTCTTCGCCGAGGGCACCGACGTCTACTGGGCGCGCCAGCAGGTGGCCGAGCGCCTCGCCGACGCGAGGGACCGCATCCCGCCCGGCTACGGGTCCCCGGGGCTGGCCCCCATCTCCACGGGCCTGGGCGAGATCTACCAGTTCGAGGTGCGCGGGGAGCCCTCCTGCGGGGAGGGCGGGGAGGACACGGACGCCTGCTGGACCTCCAAAGAGCTGCGGGCCCTCCTCGACTGGCAGATCGCCTACCGCCTCCGCTCCGTCCCGGGCGTCGTGGAGGTCAACAGCTACGGGGGGGAGGCCAAGCGGTACGAGGTGAGGGTGCACCCCGACAGCCTCATGGAGTTCGGGCTGTCCCTGGAGGACATCTTCTCCGCCCTGGAGGCGAACAACCTCGCCGCGGGGGGCGGATACCTGGAGCACGCGGGCGAACAGCGGATCATCCGCGGGGAAGCCCTGGTGTCGAACCTGGACGACGTACGGAACATCGTCGTCCGCACCGGCCCTTCGGGCACGCCGGTCACCGTGGGGATGGTGGCCGAGGTGGCCAGCGGGGCCGTCACGCGCCAGGGCGCCGTCACCCGCGACGGCCGGGGAGAGGTGGTGGTGGGCATCGTGATGATGCTCAAGGGGGCCAACTCCCGGGTGGTGGCGGGAGAGGTGGAGAAAGCCGCGGAGGAGATCCGCCGCACCCTTCCCCCGGGGGTCACCCTGGACGCCTTCTACAACCGCACCCAGCTCGTCAACCGGACCGTCCGGACCGTCGCGAAGAACCTGGTGGAGGGCGGGATCCTCGTGATCCTCGTCCTTCTCCTGATTCTGGGCAACGTCCGCGCGGGGCTCATCGTCTCCGCGGCCATCCCTCTCTCCATGCTCTTCACCTTCATCCTCATGAACCGCTTTGGCATTTCCGGAAACCTCATGAGCCTGGGAGCGCTGGACTTCGGCCTCATCGTGGACGGCTCCGTCGTGATGGTGGAGAACATCCTGCGGCGGCTGGAGGAGCGGGAGGAGCACGTGTCGCCCCTGTCGGCCGTCCGCGCGGCGGTCCACGAGGTGGCGCGGCCCGTCGTGTTCGCCGTGGGGATCATCATCATCGTCTATCTCCCGATCCTCGCCCTCACGGGCGTGGAGGGGAAGATGTTCCGGCCCATGGCCTTCACCGTGGTCTTCGCCCTCGCCGGCTCCCTCCTCCTCGCCCTCACGCTCATGCCCGTCCTGGCGACGTACTTCCTGGCCCACCGGCGGCCGAAAGAGTCCACCTGGATCATGTCCCGCCTGGAGGGGCTCTACGCTCCCTCCCTGAGGTGGGCCCAGGAGCGGCCCGTGCGGGTCCTGGCGGGTGCCGTGCTGCTCTTCGGCGCGTCCATGGCCCTCTTCCCATTCCTGGGCACGGAATTCGTCCCCCGCCTCGACGAAGGGGCGATCGCGCCCCAGTCCTGGCACCTCCCATCGGTCTCCCTGTCCCAGGCCGTGAAAAATACGACCCTCGTGGAGAAGGTGCTCCTGGAGCAGTTCCCGGACGAGGTGAAGACCGCCGTTTCCAAGACGGGCCGCGCCGAGATCGCCACCGACCCCATGGGCATCGAGACCGCGGACATGTTCGTGGACCTCAAGCCCCGTAAGGAGTGGACCAAGGCCAGGACGAAGGAGGAGCTGGTCGAGAAAATGGCCGCGGCTCTGGACGCGGCCGTTCCGGGCGTGAAGCTTTCCTACTCCCAGCCCATCGAACTCCGCGTCCAGGAACTCATCGCCGGTGTTCGCTCGGACGTGGCCGTGAAGATCTTCGGACCCGACCTCGAGGTCCTCGCCGACCTGGCAGACCGGGTCTCCGTGGTGCTGAGCGGGGTCCGCGGGGCCGCCGACGTGAAGGCCGAGCAGGTGGGTGGCCTTCCCTACCTGACGGTGACCCTGGATCGGGCCAGGGCCGCCCGCTACGGGGTCTCCGCCGAGAGCCTCATGGCCGCCGTGCAGGCCGCCAGGGCGGGCAGGGACGTGGGGGTGGTCATCGAAGGACAGGCGCGCTACCCGCTCACCGTCGTTCTTCCCGTCGAGACGCTGAAACGGCGCGAGGACCTCCTCGGCCTGCCGGTGGCCGCCCGGGGCGGGGCCCTCGTCCCCCTCGGCCAGGTGGCGAAGGTCACAGAGGAAATCGGCGTCAACCAGGTCTCCCGGGAGGCCGTCAGCCGACGCATCACGGTGGAGGCCAACGTCCGGGGGAGGGACCTCGGCTCCTTCGTGAGCGAGGCCCAGAAGGCCGTCGGAAAGCGGGTGAAGCTCCCTCCGGGCTACTCCATGACCTGGGGGGGCCAGTTCGAGAACCTTCAGCGGGCCACCGCCCGGGGCCGGGTCGTCGTCCCCCTGGCCCTGGGGCTCATCTTCCTGCTCCTGTACCTGAGCTTCCACTCGCTCCGGCTCGCCTCCCTCATCTTCATCAACGTCCCCCTGGCCGTCATCGGCGGGATCTTCGCCCTCCTGGGCCGGGGCATGCCCTTCTCCATCTCCGCCGGCGTGGGCTTCATCGCCCTCTTCGGCATCGCCGTGCTCAACGGCGTCGTAATGGTGGACCACATCCAGGGCCTGCGGCGCGAGGGCGTGGAGCCGAAGGCCGCCGCTTTCGAAGGGGCCCGCCACCGCCTCCGGCCCGTCGTGATGACGGCCCTCGTGGCCAGCCTGGGTTTCCTTCCCATGGCGCTGGCCACATCGAGCGGCGCCGAAGTGCAGAGGCCCCTCGCCACCGTGGTCATCGGCGGCCTCGTCACCTCCACGGCCCTCACCCTCATCGTCCTTCCGGCCATCTATCCCTGGTTCGACCGGGGGAAGGCCGAGTTCTAG
- a CDS encoding efflux RND transporter periplasmic adaptor subunit: MRAPTLLPPRPFAAMSLCALLCLLSCGGPPPGEGPAQTTPGEVFLTPDMVRNAGVQVSAVRRGFPVLSITLTGSTAYDDTRTARVGTRLPGRVQAVVADFGSRVRAGDTLCILDSPELGDAQADYLTKLAQFRVSERGYERAKLLVENLAISQSEFLEREGAFQRARSDLAFAENRLHLFDMDDASVKALAERVSGSSAGAAAVSPLLRIRAPISGTVTLRETSVGEVVDRLQTLYTVSDLSSLWAWLDLYESNLSRVTPGDPVDLEVESLEGRKIAAVVDFIGPVETATRTARVRVRLPNPDGALRPGMFVSAKVRVQSSEEALLLPAEAVQEMEGRKVVFRERSPGTYEAVPVTVGRTFDGDLEILGGVSEGDRVVTEGAFAVKGQLLKSQLG, encoded by the coding sequence ATGAGAGCCCCCACCCTCCTTCCACCCCGGCCCTTCGCCGCCATGAGCCTCTGCGCGCTCCTCTGCCTCCTCTCCTGCGGCGGACCTCCGCCGGGGGAGGGCCCGGCCCAAACGACGCCCGGAGAGGTCTTCCTCACGCCCGACATGGTGCGCAACGCGGGCGTCCAGGTCTCGGCCGTCCGGCGCGGCTTTCCCGTCCTGTCCATCACGCTCACGGGGAGCACGGCCTACGACGACACGAGGACGGCGCGAGTGGGGACCAGGCTCCCCGGTCGCGTCCAGGCGGTGGTGGCGGACTTCGGCTCCCGGGTCCGGGCGGGCGACACCCTTTGCATCCTCGACAGCCCCGAGCTGGGGGACGCGCAGGCCGACTACCTCACCAAGCTGGCCCAGTTCCGTGTGTCCGAACGGGGCTACGAACGAGCCAAGCTCCTCGTGGAGAACCTGGCCATTTCCCAGAGCGAATTCCTCGAACGCGAAGGGGCTTTCCAGCGGGCCCGCTCCGACCTCGCTTTCGCCGAAAACCGCCTTCACCTCTTCGACATGGACGATGCCTCCGTGAAGGCCCTCGCGGAGCGGGTCTCGGGCAGCTCCGCCGGCGCGGCCGCGGTCTCCCCCCTCCTGAGGATCCGGGCCCCCATTTCGGGCACCGTCACCCTCCGGGAAACCTCCGTGGGCGAAGTCGTGGACCGGCTCCAGACCCTCTACACCGTTTCCGACCTGAGCTCTCTGTGGGCCTGGCTCGACCTCTACGAGTCCAATCTATCCCGCGTGACGCCGGGCGACCCCGTGGACCTGGAGGTGGAATCCCTGGAGGGGCGAAAGATCGCCGCCGTCGTGGACTTCATCGGCCCCGTGGAGACCGCCACGCGCACGGCTCGGGTGCGCGTGCGCCTGCCCAACCCGGACGGGGCGCTCCGGCCCGGGATGTTCGTGTCGGCCAAGGTCCGCGTGCAATCCTCGGAGGAGGCCCTGCTCCTGCCCGCGGAGGCGGTGCAGGAGATGGAGGGCCGGAAGGTGGTCTTCCGGGAGCGCTCGCCTGGGACCTACGAGGCCGTCCCCGTGACGGTCGGGAGGACCTTCGACGGAGACCTGGAGATCCTCGGGGGGGTCTCCGAAGGGGATCGGGTGGTGACCGAGGGGGCCTTCGCCGTCAAGGGCCAGCTCCTGAAGTCCCAGCTCGGCTGA